One segment of Streptomyces sp. YIM 121038 DNA contains the following:
- a CDS encoding response regulator transcription factor, which produces MVVDDEALVRSGFELILNAADDLRVVATAAGGDAVDTVRRERPDVVLLDIRMPDVDGLTVLRELRSLPEAPAVAMLTTFDTDEYIVTALRSGAAGFLLKDTEPDQLAQLVRTLAAGGVVMSPKASRSMLRAHPGPGGSAASGADRARVERLTGRERDVLVLIAEGLTNADIGTRLHLSAGTVKDHVSAILTKLRVTSRVQAALLAERAGLLDAGGRAEEPR; this is translated from the coding sequence GTGGTGGTCGACGACGAGGCCCTGGTGCGATCCGGGTTCGAGCTCATCCTCAACGCGGCCGACGACCTGCGCGTCGTCGCGACCGCCGCCGGGGGCGACGCCGTGGACACCGTGCGGCGCGAGCGCCCCGACGTGGTGCTGCTCGACATCCGCATGCCGGACGTCGACGGCCTCACCGTCCTCAGGGAGCTGCGGTCGCTGCCCGAGGCCCCGGCCGTGGCGATGCTGACCACCTTCGACACCGACGAGTACATCGTGACCGCGCTGCGCTCCGGGGCGGCCGGGTTCCTGCTCAAGGACACCGAGCCCGACCAGCTCGCCCAGCTGGTGCGCACCCTCGCGGCGGGCGGCGTGGTGATGTCGCCCAAGGCGTCGCGGTCCATGCTGCGCGCCCACCCCGGGCCCGGCGGCTCCGCCGCCTCGGGTGCGGACCGGGCCCGCGTGGAGCGCCTCACCGGCCGTGAGCGCGACGTCCTCGTCCTCATCGCCGAGGGCCTGACCAACGCCGACATCGGCACCCGTCTCCACCTCAGCGCGGGCACCGTCAAGGACCACGTGAGCGCCATCCTGACCAAGCTCCGCGTCACCAGCCGCGTCCAGGCGGCCCTGCTCGCCGAGCGCGCCGGGCTCCTGGACGCGGGAGGCCGCGCGGAGGAGCCCCGGTGA